The DNA window GCTATAAGTAGCAATATACTGATCTGTAATCTGCTTATTTAAAGTCTGAATGGTAAGATGTTTCTGAGCCAGAATCTGGGCAATGCTTGCATCATATGCTTTTAACCTTGTATCAAGATTATTCCGGCTGATGAATTCTTTAACGACTCTTACTCCGGCGAATAGCGACTGTCCGTTTGTTAAGGCATTATCATATCCCCAACCTTTAATATTGGGCGAATATCCCGCGTTGGCTTCTCCAGTAATAATAAAACCATAGGTAGCTCTCAATTTCAGGCTGTCAATTTTATTGGAAATCACCTGATTATTATAGTCGTTGAGTAGGGGACTGTTGATCTGAGCCGTTTTAATGAAATAGGGAAGTGCATGCTCTGTTGTTTGTGCTTTCACAGAAAAACAGAGTATTAAGGTAGTCAGAACGATAAACCATCGGGTCAGATATGTGTAGGTTGTGTTCATACAAACTATTTCAAATTCTTAGTTCAAAGGTGGAACACAATTCTGTTTGAATTCTGAATTTTTAAAGCTCAGTTATTTTTTTACAAAAAAACCAGCTGTTTCCAGCCGGTTTCTTATCAATATTTCATTATTCTATGACGCTAGTCTTTTTGTATGGTCACAAAATTACCTTTAGCATCAAATAAGGCATCTCCTGATTTTACTTCAGCTTCATAGAGTACGGCCCCGTCTGCTTTTGTAATTTTTGCAGCTTCTTTTATCTTTCCTAATTTGTGTTGTGCAGTATATTGGGCAACAGATGCCGGAAGTTGATTGATTGGAATTTCTATTTCGCTCTCTTCCATCATACCGGTTTCAGAATACAATACACTCATTTTTTTCCCGTTTTGTTTAAAACCGGCTTCGTATTTTCCCGCTTCTTTTTCCCATTTGGCTTTGGTATTGGGATAATTTTTCTGAAATGCTTTTTCTACTGCTAAAGGAACTTTAACATTCTCTTTTTTTTCCTGTCCGGAAACTATCGTACTAAATCCTGTTGTGAATACTAAGATCAAAGTTGTTATTTTCATTGCTACACTTTTTTATTAATAGTGTAAAACTGATTAAACATTCTGTAGAGATCCTGAATTTTTCAGACTTAGTAAAAATTATTCGAAATAAATGCTGAATATATGTTGATGGTCAGCAAAGTTATATTGAATCTTATAGTGATACAGATCACATATTTTTTTGCTCATTTCAAGCCCAAGCCCAATACTATTGGTATTTTCTGATTGCTTTTTAAACCGTTGAAATAAATCTTTTTCATTGAGTTCTTTCGTTGCCGGATTGGCAATAATAAGTTTTTGCCGGGATATTTTCACAGAAACTGTATCTCCATTCGTTGAATGTCTTATGGCATTCGATAAGATATTTCCGATTAAAATATCAATAAGAATCGGGTTAGCGGTGACTTCAATTTCGCCATCCAACTGGGTTTTCCATTGAATATTTTTCTGCTGTGCAGGCTCTTCATACTGATTCAGTAATTTTTGGACAATACTTTTAACCTTTAACCTTTCGGTATCCGGAAACTGATTGTTTTCGATTTTAGTCAGTAATAACAGCGTACGATTGAGGCGTTGCATCTTGTTTCCGGCGATTGAAATTCCCTCTATTAATTCTGCCTGTTCCTCAGAGAGTGGGGTAGTCTGCATCAGCAATTCCAACTTACTCTGTATCACTGCAATAGGAGTCTGGAGCTCATGAGAGGCATTTTCAGTAAATTCTTTCTGGGTTTTATACAATTTTTGATTACGCTTTGTAAGATCTTTAATGGAGATTCCTAAATTTTTAAATTCTTCAATATGAGTCGGCATCAGTTGGTACTCATCATTGCTATCTACACGGTAAAGATTCAGCTTCTCAACGATATCATTAAAAGGTTTCCATAATTTTTTTGACAGCCGAAAATTAATAATCATTAAACCTATCAATAGAATAATTACCAAAACCAATTGCAGTATCAAAATGCTGTTAAGAAGATCTTCATCTTCAATCATAGATTTTTGAATCCTGATTTCATAGGCCTTTCCATTAACGATTGTATTGGAGAGCAAAATTCTATGCATAACCGTCTCATTATCATCAGGAATAAAAACAGGCTCATTATATATGGAATCAAAAACTTTGGGGTTGTGGGACGGACGCACCACAATACTGTTTTCAAAAGAAATAAAATTATCCGGTATTGTTGTTTTTAACTGCTTTTTAATCCACGTTTTCTGATGATTCATATTTTCATCAAGACTTTTCAGCATCAGATATTGCAGGGAAAAATAGAATACAGGAATTGCTATTAACAAAATAAATATGGCATAAATAACATAACGCCTTGATATGTAATTGATTAATTTCATTTAATATTCAAATTTATATCCCATTCCATATACAGATTTTAAATAGTCATTACAACCGGCAGCTGCAAGCTTCTTTTTCAGGTTTTTAATATGGGCATAGATGAAGTCATAATTATCATAAACATCAGCATTTTCCCCTGAAAGATGCTCTGCAATGGCCGTTTTAGAGAGAACTCTGTTTTTATTGATGGTAAAATAGAGGAGGAGGTCATATTCCTTTCGGGTAACATCAATGGATTGGTTATTAACGGTTACTGTCTTGGCTATCGTATCAATGGTTATTTCATGAAATACCAGAATATTCCCGCCATTAAATCTTCGACGTCGGATAACAGCGGCTATGCGTGCACTTAATTCTGATAAATGAAAAGGTTTCGGGATATAATCATCTGCGCCCAGCTGCAAACCGGCTATTTTATCATCTATAGAATCTTTAGCAGAGATGATAATGACACCGTCAGTTTTGTTGTCTTCTTTTAAAACTTTTAAAACATTCAGTCCGTTACCATCAGGCAATGAAATATCCAACAGAATACAGTCATAATCATAAGAATCTACCTTTTCAATGGCTGTATTAAAATTGGGAGCAACCTCACAAAGGTAATTTTCCTGCTTTAAATAGGTAACAATACTTTTGCTCAGTGCAGCTTCATCTTCAATAACCAATATTTTCATGCAATTATTTTAATTAAAAGTAAAATTAAAATCTGAATGAAAACTGAATTTTATAAATATATTTTATGGATCCTAATTTGTAAACATATTAAATATTTGCTTTCCAGATTTAATGATGAAGTAAAAAAGAATAATTTCACAAAATAGTGATATATGATAGTAGGTTGCGTAGTAAGAAATATCTTTTATCAAAGCATTTTAATACCTTTAAAACAATTTTATATGTGATTCTTGCAAAAACACTATATATTTACCCACCAATTTGGGTTATACTTAATTAAAGAATAAATATATATAAAGAACCTATGAAATCTACATTCACAGACCTGCAAAAAGAAGAATATGAAAGCCTAGTCATGAGATTGCGCAACGCAGGTGCCAAAAATCCGTCCAGTTGGGCTTCCAGCGAAGTCACTGAAGGAATACCACAGTTTGCCAGATTTCTCATCCTTAAGTCTCTATTTGACATCGCAAAATCTACAGACGACAATATCGCTATGGCCTCTGACTTTGATGATGAAGTAGAGGAAAAATATAACGTCATAAAAGATATCGTTGGAGAGGAAAAATTATTGAGTTTTCTAACTTCCTATTCTAAAGGTATTATTTACAATGTCATTGGACTGTTAGATGAAGGAAACCAGGAAGCTGACCGAGATAAAATAAGCTGGACACTGATGAAGACTGATGAAAATTTTGAATCTACAGGACAGATGATCCAAGGTCTTCATGAAGATTTTTTAGAGTTTGAAGATGAAGTAAAATAAAAAAAATTCTATGACAGAAAATTATATACAATATGCTGACGGCTACCAAAAAGACAATATTGATGAAAAGGATATAGTAAAAGCTATATCAGACATTCAATTAATGGATGAGGAGCATGGAGCATTTTGGGTTTCAGTTATAACCGATGATGAAAATGTAATTGAAGTAAATAAAGATTTATCACTTTTTGTAATTTTTAAAGGACAACAAACCCAATATCAAGCTAAGGATTGGAACGAAGTCAAAGAACTTTATAAGCTACTATTGATGGAAAAATTCGATGTGATAGCCGAGATAGTAAAATAAAAATGAATAAATCTCAAAAAACGATTTTATTGATCTTAAATTTAGATACTATCTTGCTAACGTGAGTACGCACATAAAACTAATAATGTATTTCCATCATGACAACATTTCCAGTAAAATTAGATTATAATTCTATTACGCTTTTAATTTCTATTATAGCATTGATAATTTCAATCATTGCTTTAGTTTATACGATTGTCTCCTATTTATTGAAACGTGGAAATAAGATTAGATGTGACATTTCAACAATGTCTACGATTGAGACTAATGAAAACTACATTTCTAGTATAACTTTAGAAAATTTAAAAGATAAAGCAACTGTAATCTTTGAGATTTATCTTAGAATAGGCTACAATAATTTTCTATTGATCGAAGAATTTAATGATGCACCATTGATTCTTAAACCATTTGAAGTTTATTTCAAAGAATACGATCCTATTTTATTTTACACAGTAAATATGGATAAAATGATTATCAATGAAAATCTGCATAATCCGAAAAGAAAAGTAATTCTTTCCACTACTGAAGGAAAATACATTGTAAAAACAAACACTAAACGTTGGAGTGTAGATAGTTTATTTTTCACTAATTACACAACTGCGGTAATACAACCTTGTAGATTAAGTTATAAAGACAAAAACTATGGATCTAACACATTATTTTTGTTGATTTTGAAGAATAATGGGCAAGAAGATTATGTCAAACCAATTCTCAAAAATGATTACAAAAGAAAAGTATTTGTAAAATTTGATCTGACTGAAGAATCAATTGATAATAAAGAAAATTTTGTTCATTTTATTCAGAGCCAAATTGATAGTGGTAATTTGAGTTATGATTCATTTGATGTACTTGACTTCGGAAAAAGAGTTGAAAGTATACGAGAAGAATACCATGAAGACATATCAATTCAACCCTTAAGCTATTTGAAATATTATATAAATGGACGGGTTATAACATTTATAGAAAATTTAAAAATAAGAAGAACTAATAATAGACGTCGACTGTAATATATAGTAATGTCTAAGAGAGAATTTTTTAAATACCTTACGTAAAATCGATAATTCCTATTCTAAAAATTGGGTTAGTCTCAAAAAACGATTAGTATCGGTTCAGTATGTAATTAAATTTAATCACAATAAATAAAATATGTACAATAATATCAGAATAGATTTAATAAGGAGTGAATGTAAAAATACAATCGAAAATTTGGAAGTATGGTTACGTAATCTAATCGACAATGAGTTACTAGAAAATTATGGTGATAATTATCTTGAATTTGTAAATGCTGATGGGTCTAGATTAATAAAAAATGAAATTGTCAAAGATGCTTCAGAAAGAAAGGCTAGCGATCCTGAAAGATATCCTAGAACTATTGATGCAATGTTACTAGATGACGAAATTAAAATTATTTGCAATCCAAATTTATTTAGAATATGTTTTAATAAAGCTTTGCAAGCTGCATATCCAAATGGGAATGATGTTGCAAGAAGCTTTTTAAATCAATTAATTCCTATCAGAAATAAACTATATCATAGTAATCCGATTTCCGTAAGAGAAGCAGAAAAAGTAATGTGCTATTCAAATGACGTTATAGATTCAATTAAACTTTACTATAAAATGAAAAATGTAGAAAAAAAATATAATGTGCCAACAATTATAAAAGTAACTGATTCATTAGGTAATATATTTTATTCTAGTCAAATTCAAAGAAACTCTACAGGTAGAGGCATTTGTGAAACCAGATTAAATGAAAATAATATTTTGTACGCAGGGGATAGAATAAGTATTGAAGTCGATGTTGACTCTAGTTTTGATAAAAATGATTACACCATTAACTGGATATTTGATAAAAAGGAAAGTTCAACATTTGAAGAAGATTTCAATAAGATAACCATTATTATTGAAAATCAACATGTCAGGACTGACTTTTGTATATATTGTGTAATTATCTCAAAAGAGGACTGGCATCGTTGTGGGGATGTGGATGATTCTGTTGGTATAATGTATGAAATTGCTCCAAGAAAATAGCTGATACAAAAACAGGCTTGGTTGGAATATATAATTTTTAATCTCAAAAAATGATACCATTTCAAACAAACTAATAACAAACTAATAACAAATTATAAAAATGTTTAAAGAAGTGTTTATAAGCCACGCAAAAGAAGATATACAATATGCCGAAGATTTATATGACTTTCTAAATGAAAATAATTATGAACCTTGGCTTGATAAAAAAAAATTACGGGTAGGAGCAAACTGGGATTTTGAAATCAAAAATGCTTTAAAAAATTCCACTTTTGTTATAATTCTTTTATCATCTACTTCAGTAAATAAAAGAGGATATGTTCAGCGTGAATTTAAATATGCATTAGAATACTCTGAAACTAAGCTGCATGATGATATTTATATAATTCCCATTTTACTAGATAAATGTACTGTTCCAGATCATCTTTCAAAATATCAATGGATAGAAATTGGAGATGATGACTACCGAAAAAAGATCTTAGAATCACTTAATTATCAGCGAGAAAAATACATCCAAAGCCTTCCACCGGATCAAATTTCACTAAATGATTATACAACTTTTTCAATTGATTTAAAATCTAACGTAAAAAATATAGATTATAACTGCAGTTTACCCTTATTCCATAAAAATAATTATTTTGATGCAAATTATATTAATCCATTTATACAACAAAGAGCTTTAGACATAATTGATGTATATAGGAAAAATACTGAAGATGAGATAATATATTTTCAAAATCCGGAAAACTCAGGTTATTTGGAAATTAATGGAACTGTAGAATATATAACAAAAGATTATCTAAGTATAAGTATCACATATGAGTCCTATATGGGGCAAGCTCACCCACATACATCAATACAAACATTAAATTTTAGATTTAATCCTGAAACGAAAATAGGATTTAATGAAATAGTTAATTACGATAATCTTCAAAAGTTTTTAATTGATTCAATAAATAGATTTGGAAATGAAGAACAGCAAGAAGTACTTATTAATTATTGTGAGTATATAACAGAAGAAAATATAAACTTTACATTTAATGAAAGTAATATAGAAATTATTTTTATCAATCAATTACCAAGAGTCATTATGGCGTTGGGGTTCTTATCAATACCCTTAAATAAAATTGACCATAGCATATAATGGCTGCGGCTAACATCGATTTGCAACATTGTGGTTGAGTATATAATTTATATTAACACAATGTATAAATTTAAGTGTAGCTTTAATTTTATGACAACACAGTACCAATTAAAACAAATAGTATAATCCAATTTTTAAAATGAAAAATTATATAGGGCTAGTGATTTCGGTCGAAAATTACCATGACAGTAAAAATCTACGCAAAGTAAAATTTGCGAGTAATGATGCAATAGCATTTATCGAAAATTTAGGCAATCTGGGTAGCGATAAATCTAAACTTCAATATCTGCCAGATAATATAGCAACTAAAACAACAATTGAAGAAAGGATTAAAGATATATCAAAGAATGCTACATCTTCTGACATAATTATATTTTATTATGCGGGGCACGGCTTCTACTATAATGGCAAAAATTTAATTTCTTGTGTAGATACTTCTTTAAGTTCATTAGAAACAACAACAATTGAAATTAATTCGATTATTGCGGCTTTAGATAAAAGTAAGTCAAATAAGGTAATTGCGTTTCTTGATTGTTGTCATAGTGGAATAGAATTTAGCGAAATTGAAAGAAGTCCAGTCAGTGGGTTTTCAACAGACGAATTAAAATATGAATATAACAATGCAGAACATCTAACTGTTTTTGCCTCTTGTAAAAGTGATGAAAAATCACAAGCAGACACTGAAAGGCAACACGGAGTCTGGTCTTATTATCTACTTGAAGCATTAAGTGGAAATGCTAAGGGTATTTATGATGGTGCAATTCTATTTAGTGACAAATTGCAAAAATACTTAGGAGAAAATACTTTTCAGAGGGTAAAAATGATTACTGCTGATAAGAAAAATCAAACACCAGTTAAATTCGGTAAAGAAACTACAGATAAATTTATTGTAGCTGATTTATCGAAGATTTTTGAAGAAAGAGAAATAAAGAAGAGCACTGAAGGAATTAGATTTGAAACAGCTACAATATTGACAAGTGAAGATGGGTGGGTAAGAAATCTACCAGGTTTTAAATCTTCACATAAACTACCAAAAGAAATTAGTAGTCACCACGATAATTGGATAAAATCAATTTCTAAGGAACTAATCGAAGAAGAGCTCAATCAAATCTCAAATGAATTGAGGCAAAAGCTAAAATACAAAAGAAAAGATATTTATGAGCCAATTATTGACGGTGGTTCAGGTCAATTATCAACAGTAGATTTTGACTATATCGTAACAATAAATCAATCCAAAAAAAAAGCAGACACCTATGTTTTGACGAAAAGTATTGAAAATTTTAAAAACGGAGCTATTTTAAATAATCCAGAATTTAATCAAATTTTTAAAGATTCTTTTGATGAGTTAGAATTATGGTTAAATAAAAAATTAGATATTGAAAGTATAATAGACAAAATTGAAGAAATTGATAATGAAGATACAATAAGTGTTGACTATGAAAGAACCAATACAAATAGTTGTAGAATAAAAGTGAATGGATTTTCAGGTGAGATTATTTTGACAGGACAAACTTTTAAAATCTTAATGCATCATAAAAATTCACCTCAAAATTTAGTTTTATCCTGCCAAAATGCTTATCAAAAACTTGGACACCAAGGCGTGCAGAAAATGCTAAATGAATAGATCAATTAGCGGGGGGAATTTTGGATTCTGATAAAAGGTTTAGTTTATTCGTGATTCAATTATCATTTAACATAATATAAATTATAGGATATTTTATTTATACCCGAAGTAGAGCGATAATCCTCTGAGAATCCGTTATTCAACTAATTTTCCTCCCAGATATTCTGTAACGACTTCTCGGAACTCTTCTTTGGTCATAAACCGATCCAGAAACGTTTCCATGTTTCCTTTATTTTCGATTTCTTCAAAATAAACTTCGTGGTCCGTACTGTAGACTTTCGGATTCGATTGATCAGGATCTGTTGTACAAACAAAAAAATGATCCGGATATCCGTAAAAATAAAATATGCAGAGCAATTCCATTTTGGAGCCGTCAATAATTTCTTTCAATTCATTTTCTTCCACAAACCCGTCAAGCTCTCCATAATCCTCCGTATTTTCTTTAAACGGCGTAAATAGCCAATCCTTGACAAAATACTGCCCATACGGCTGTTCATGGTTTGAAAAATAATGCTCAATCAAATTCTCAAAGAATTTTTCTCTATCATTCTGATAAAGCTCTTTGTGTGAATCATGAAATTTGTCTATCCCGTACACATCCCAATCTTTGTCATACAGATGATGATTAAAACTGATACTACGCCAGTTTTCAAAAAAATTTTTATCCCGACTCACAGCGTCTGTATTTCCGCCTAGCGTATTGATTCTCTGTATAATTTTTTCGTTCATTCTGGTTATTTCTTTAAAAAATCAAATTATATTATGTTAAATTTCTAAACTGTAAACCTTTTAGGAAAGCCTTCTTTATCTTCCAATGTAAAAAAATCATCCCACTCATTATTAGCTTTGTTTTTGTAATAATCGTTGAGTTGGTTTAAAAAACTCTCAAGACTTCCGGCAATAATATTCCTATCGTCATCTTTGTTCCAGAATTCAAGGATTTGCCCAGCATCTCCTGTAAAAGTTCCTTCAAGATCATAGCAAATATAATCTCCGCCTCCATTATGGAAGATCGGAATCCAGCTTTTATTCCACCAGTTTTCGATTTCAAAATCCGTCCCGATCATGGAAGTTAATTCCTGCGCTGTATCGAGAGCTTCATCAAGGGGAATAAACATAGAATTGTTGACAAAAGCATCATAACAGCTACTCTCCTGCCCGTTTTTCCATTGGTAAAAAGCTTTTAAATCAATTGGAATCTGAATATGATACCGGGATTCTAATTTTTTAATTTTCTCGTCATTCAACGAATTTTTTAACCTATTATAGAATTCAGGCCTAAGGTTTCTGAGGTTTATATCTAATTTTTGCAGTATATTTTCCATGGTCTTCATCTGTTCTTTAAAAATACAAAATCTTGCCACAAGACAATCTTAAATATGATGAAACGATGTAATTTTATCCTAACCAAAAATAAAATAGTATGAAACCAAAAATGATTTGGGCCAACCTGGCCGTAGCCAACCTTGAGCGAACACAAAAATTCTATGAAGAACTGGGATTTAAACCCAACGGCCCCCATACTTCTAACGAATTAGTAAGCTTTTTTGTAGCTGGAAATGAATTCATCATCCACTTTTTCCTGAAAAGCGTCATTGAAAATAATCTAAAAATGCTGACATTCAACAATTCACAGGATTCCAATGAAATTATATTCACTCTTTCCGCTGAAACCAGAGACCAGGTAGATCAATGGGCCGATGAAGTAAAAAATGCCGGCGGCCAGATTGTTTCAGAGCCTGAAAGTTTTGGAGACAACTATTACGGATTTGTCTTTGCGGATCCCGATGGGCATAAATTTAATGTATTTTATATGTAATAATCCTCAATCAAATAATGCTTATTACTAATTGATTATCAATATTATATACAATGTAATTTAGCCTCATATTCCCCTTCAGTTTCTAGGCAGATAGCATAGGTACTGGATTAAAAAGTATGGCTTATTTGGAGCTTTATGAGTTTCTTAAAAAAGTGAGCCTTTCTGAGGTTTTCTAAACCATTCCTTTATCATTCTAAAAAAATATTGAAAAATTATAATCTTAAAATTTTGATATAAAGGATATTCTATGTTGAATATCTTTTATATTTTAATACTTAAATCAAAAATAATTTAAATAAAAAACGCTTATTCATAGATTAAAGACAAAAAATTAAAAAAAATAACAAATATTTCATATTATTCTTTTTAATAGATTTGATACTACACAAATTATGAATATATGAAAGCCAAAATTGTATTTGTTCTGCTACTTTTCAGCCTGGGATTAATAAGAGCTCAGGATTCCATAATAAATGATCAACAAACAATAGCGTTGAAAGTTAATAGAGACGGCACTGCAGAAAATCTTTCAATAAATACGCTGCAAAAAACCTCTCCGGCTATTCAATTCCGCACAGATAGCTTGTCGGGGCCTTCAATATGGCTAAATAAAGAGAAAATAAAATTATCAGCCACCAAAGACAATCTTTTCACCGGACAAGCAAAAGACGTAAAATTCAGTTTACAATATATCACAACATCCAACAGGTTGGGCATTGAAATTACAGCAATCTCCACTTCTCCTGTCTCGCTACATAATGTTAACCTATCTTTAGTACTAGGAATCAATACGGAACTCAAAAAATATCCGGATTGGAGAGATCAGTTTTTTCCAACGTTAATGAGAGCCGAAAAAACACATTTTTGGGGATATTTGATGACACCAAACGGAAGAATAGTAACAGTTGCCTCTCCTGACCCTATAGCTTCCTATACTTTACATTACAATAACAGTAAGAATATTTTTGATCACGGTCATCTTATACGAACAGTTTCGTTAAACCTTCTGCATCCCGGCCCCTTACCGAAAAGGCATCCTACCAATTCTTCTTTATTACCGGGAGAAACTAAAAAATGGAGATTTTATTTACAGGAATCTCCCCATCTTGAATCCGTGCCTGGTATCGTGCAAAAAAATACACAAGCACCAATGGTCAAGGCAAATCTCTACACCTT is part of the Chryseobacterium lactis genome and encodes:
- a CDS encoding SMI1/KNR4 family protein, which gives rise to MENILQKLDINLRNLRPEFYNRLKNSLNDEKIKKLESRYHIQIPIDLKAFYQWKNGQESSCYDAFVNNSMFIPLDEALDTAQELTSMIGTDFEIENWWNKSWIPIFHNGGGDYICYDLEGTFTGDAGQILEFWNKDDDRNIIAGSLESFLNQLNDYYKNKANNEWDDFFTLEDKEGFPKRFTV
- a CDS encoding PepSY-like domain-containing protein gives rise to the protein MKITTLILVFTTGFSTIVSGQEKKENVKVPLAVEKAFQKNYPNTKAKWEKEAGKYEAGFKQNGKKMSVLYSETGMMEESEIEIPINQLPASVAQYTAQHKLGKIKEAAKITKADGAVLYEAEVKSGDALFDAKGNFVTIQKD
- a CDS encoding TIR domain-containing protein; this translates as MFKEVFISHAKEDIQYAEDLYDFLNENNYEPWLDKKKLRVGANWDFEIKNALKNSTFVIILLSSTSVNKRGYVQREFKYALEYSETKLHDDIYIIPILLDKCTVPDHLSKYQWIEIGDDDYRKKILESLNYQREKYIQSLPPDQISLNDYTTFSIDLKSNVKNIDYNCSLPLFHKNNYFDANYINPFIQQRALDIIDVYRKNTEDEIIYFQNPENSGYLEINGTVEYITKDYLSISITYESYMGQAHPHTSIQTLNFRFNPETKIGFNEIVNYDNLQKFLIDSINRFGNEEQQEVLINYCEYITEENINFTFNESNIEIIFINQLPRVIMALGFLSIPLNKIDHSI
- a CDS encoding VOC family protein encodes the protein MKPKMIWANLAVANLERTQKFYEELGFKPNGPHTSNELVSFFVAGNEFIIHFFLKSVIENNLKMLTFNNSQDSNEIIFTLSAETRDQVDQWADEVKNAGGQIVSEPESFGDNYYGFVFADPDGHKFNVFYM
- a CDS encoding caspase family protein, with the protein product MKNYIGLVISVENYHDSKNLRKVKFASNDAIAFIENLGNLGSDKSKLQYLPDNIATKTTIEERIKDISKNATSSDIIIFYYAGHGFYYNGKNLISCVDTSLSSLETTTIEINSIIAALDKSKSNKVIAFLDCCHSGIEFSEIERSPVSGFSTDELKYEYNNAEHLTVFASCKSDEKSQADTERQHGVWSYYLLEALSGNAKGIYDGAILFSDKLQKYLGENTFQRVKMITADKKNQTPVKFGKETTDKFIVADLSKIFEEREIKKSTEGIRFETATILTSEDGWVRNLPGFKSSHKLPKEISSHHDNWIKSISKELIEEELNQISNELRQKLKYKRKDIYEPIIDGGSGQLSTVDFDYIVTINQSKKKADTYVLTKSIENFKNGAILNNPEFNQIFKDSFDELELWLNKKLDIESIIDKIEEIDNEDTISVDYERTNTNSCRIKVNGFSGEIILTGQTFKILMHHKNSPQNLVLSCQNAYQKLGHQGVQKMLNE
- a CDS encoding sensor histidine kinase; the protein is MKLINYISRRYVIYAIFILLIAIPVFYFSLQYLMLKSLDENMNHQKTWIKKQLKTTIPDNFISFENSIVVRPSHNPKVFDSIYNEPVFIPDDNETVMHRILLSNTIVNGKAYEIRIQKSMIEDEDLLNSILILQLVLVIILLIGLMIINFRLSKKLWKPFNDIVEKLNLYRVDSNDEYQLMPTHIEEFKNLGISIKDLTKRNQKLYKTQKEFTENASHELQTPIAVIQSKLELLMQTTPLSEEQAELIEGISIAGNKMQRLNRTLLLLTKIENNQFPDTERLKVKSIVQKLLNQYEEPAQQKNIQWKTQLDGEIEVTANPILIDILIGNILSNAIRHSTNGDTVSVKISRQKLIIANPATKELNEKDLFQRFKKQSENTNSIGLGLEMSKKICDLYHYKIQYNFADHQHIFSIYFE
- a CDS encoding response regulator transcription factor, which produces MKILVIEDEAALSKSIVTYLKQENYLCEVAPNFNTAIEKVDSYDYDCILLDISLPDGNGLNVLKVLKEDNKTDGVIIISAKDSIDDKIAGLQLGADDYIPKPFHLSELSARIAAVIRRRRFNGGNILVFHEITIDTIAKTVTVNNQSIDVTRKEYDLLLYFTINKNRVLSKTAIAEHLSGENADVYDNYDFIYAHIKNLKKKLAAAGCNDYLKSVYGMGYKFEY